The following coding sequences lie in one Streptomyces albofaciens JCM 4342 genomic window:
- a CDS encoding TetR/AcrR family transcriptional regulator, with protein MAGTTDGGSTGTSGNTGSAGSSGSARPVAQRLLATATRLFAERGYDRTSVQEIVEAAGVTKGALYHYFGSKDDLLHEVYGRVLRLQQERLDHFADADAPVERRLRDAAADVVVTTIENLDDTKIFFRSMHHLSPEKDKQVRAERRRYHERFRALVEEGQRTGVFSTATPADLVVDYHFGSVHHLGTWYREDGPLTPQQVADHLADLLLRALRP; from the coding sequence ATGGCCGGCACGACGGACGGCGGGAGTACCGGAACGTCCGGAAATACCGGGAGCGCCGGGAGTTCCGGGAGCGCCAGACCCGTGGCGCAGCGGCTGCTGGCCACCGCCACCCGGCTCTTCGCCGAGCGGGGCTACGACCGCACCTCCGTCCAGGAGATCGTCGAGGCCGCCGGCGTCACCAAGGGCGCCCTGTACCACTACTTCGGCTCCAAGGACGACCTGCTCCACGAGGTCTACGGACGGGTGCTGCGGCTCCAGCAGGAGCGCCTGGACCACTTCGCGGACGCCGACGCGCCGGTGGAACGGCGGCTGCGCGACGCGGCGGCGGACGTCGTGGTCACCACCATCGAGAACCTCGACGACACGAAGATCTTCTTCCGCTCGATGCACCACCTCTCGCCCGAGAAGGACAAGCAGGTACGGGCCGAGCGGCGGCGCTACCACGAGCGGTTCCGCGCACTGGTCGAAGAGGGCCAGCGCACCGGGGTGTTCAGCACCGCCACCCCGGCCGACCTGGTCGTGGACTACCACTTCGGTTCGGTGCACCACCTCGGCACCTGGTACCGCGAGGACGGCCCGCTCACCCCGCAGCAGGTCGCCGACCACCTCGCCGACCTGCTGCTGCGGGCACTGCGGCCGTGA
- a CDS encoding bifunctional helix-turn-helix transcriptional regulator/GNAT family N-acetyltransferase — translation MDAAQIEQVRRFNRTVTERVGVLHDHYLGRDRPIGEARLLWEIGEHGQDVRHLRERLGLDSGYVSRLLRALEADGLVTVRPQPRDRRVRTVRLTEAGRAEHAALDDRSDELASSLLAPLNAGQRARLVAAMAEVERLLTATTVTLDAVDPAHPDARHCLTAYAAEMRECFETGFDPARSLLPDAGELRPPNGLFLVARLHGAPVGCAGLKLPPGAPAEVKRMWVAPEARRLGLGRRLLGELEARAAQHGRGLLRLDTNKALSGAIDLYRSYGFAEVPAFNDEPYAHHWFEKRVGGG, via the coding sequence ATGGATGCGGCACAGATCGAGCAGGTGCGGCGCTTCAACCGCACCGTCACCGAACGCGTGGGCGTGCTCCACGACCACTACCTCGGCCGCGACCGGCCCATCGGCGAGGCGCGGCTGCTCTGGGAGATCGGCGAGCACGGCCAGGACGTACGGCACCTGCGCGAACGCCTCGGGCTCGACTCCGGTTACGTGAGCCGGCTGCTGCGCGCCCTGGAGGCCGACGGTCTGGTGACGGTCCGGCCGCAGCCCCGGGACCGGCGGGTACGCACCGTCCGGCTCACCGAAGCGGGCCGCGCGGAGCACGCCGCGCTGGACGACCGCAGCGACGAGCTGGCCAGCTCCCTGCTGGCACCGCTCAACGCCGGCCAGCGCGCCCGGCTGGTCGCCGCCATGGCCGAGGTCGAGCGGCTGCTGACCGCCACGACGGTCACCCTGGACGCCGTCGACCCGGCCCACCCCGACGCGCGGCACTGCCTGACGGCCTACGCCGCCGAGATGCGGGAGTGCTTCGAGACCGGTTTCGACCCCGCCCGGAGCCTGCTGCCCGACGCGGGTGAACTCCGGCCGCCGAACGGCCTGTTCCTCGTCGCCCGGCTGCACGGAGCGCCCGTCGGCTGCGCCGGCCTCAAACTGCCGCCCGGCGCCCCGGCCGAGGTCAAACGCATGTGGGTGGCCCCCGAGGCCCGGCGGCTCGGCCTCGGCCGCCGTCTGCTGGGCGAGTTGGAGGCACGGGCCGCCCAGCACGGCCGCGGCCTACTGCGCCTGGACACCAACAAGGCGCTCAGCGGCGCGATCGACCTGTACCGCTCGTACGGCTTCGCGGAGGTCCCGGCCTTCAACGACGAGCCGTACGCGCATCACTGGTTCGAGAAGCGGGTCGGCGGGGGCTGA
- a CDS encoding acyl-CoA dehydrogenase family protein produces the protein MDFAFDARTEELRDRLLAFMDEHVYPAEPVADEQRAALASPWDTPQVVEDLKAEARKQGLWNLFLPDDEYGAGLTNLQYAPLAEITGRSPQLAPTALNCAAPDTGNMEVLAQFGSEEQKKQWLRPLLAGEIRSAFAMTEPDVASSDATNIETRIERDGKDYVINGRKWYISGAMHPLCRIFIVMGKTDPDGTDVRRQQSMVLVPRDTPGLEVRRAMRVYGYEDHYHGGHAEVVFHDVRVPAANLIGEEGGGFGIAQARLGPGRIHHCMRLIGMAERAIELMCRRAVSRTAFGKPLARQGVVQQWIADARVAVEQLRLLVLKTAWLMDTMGNKGAHTEIQAIKIATPRTVVDILDRAVQLHGAGGVSQDFPLAELWAAARTLRLADGPDEVHQRSLARRELKAHM, from the coding sequence ATGGACTTCGCATTCGACGCCCGCACCGAAGAGCTGCGGGACAGGCTGCTGGCCTTCATGGACGAGCACGTGTACCCGGCCGAGCCGGTCGCCGACGAGCAGCGGGCGGCACTCGCCTCGCCGTGGGACACCCCGCAGGTCGTGGAGGACCTCAAGGCCGAGGCCCGCAAACAGGGGCTGTGGAACCTGTTCCTGCCCGACGACGAGTACGGCGCCGGCCTGACCAACCTCCAGTACGCGCCGCTCGCCGAGATCACCGGCCGCAGCCCGCAGCTGGCGCCCACCGCGCTGAACTGCGCGGCGCCGGACACCGGGAACATGGAGGTGCTGGCGCAGTTCGGCTCGGAGGAACAGAAGAAGCAGTGGCTGCGGCCGCTGCTGGCGGGCGAGATCCGGTCGGCGTTCGCGATGACCGAGCCCGATGTGGCCTCCTCGGACGCCACGAACATCGAGACCCGCATCGAGCGTGACGGCAAGGATTACGTCATCAACGGCCGCAAGTGGTACATCTCCGGCGCGATGCACCCGCTGTGCCGGATCTTCATCGTGATGGGCAAGACCGACCCGGACGGTACGGACGTACGCCGCCAGCAGTCGATGGTGCTGGTCCCGCGCGACACCCCGGGCCTCGAAGTCCGCCGCGCCATGCGGGTGTACGGCTACGAGGACCACTACCACGGCGGCCACGCCGAGGTCGTGTTCCACGACGTCCGAGTGCCCGCGGCGAACCTGATCGGCGAGGAGGGCGGCGGCTTCGGCATCGCGCAGGCCCGGCTCGGGCCCGGCCGCATCCACCACTGCATGCGGCTGATCGGGATGGCCGAGCGCGCCATCGAGCTGATGTGCCGACGCGCGGTGTCCCGTACGGCGTTCGGCAAGCCGCTGGCGCGCCAGGGCGTCGTCCAGCAGTGGATCGCCGACGCGCGGGTGGCCGTGGAGCAGCTGCGGCTGCTGGTGCTGAAGACCGCGTGGCTGATGGACACCATGGGCAACAAGGGCGCGCACACGGAGATCCAGGCCATCAAGATCGCCACCCCGCGTACGGTCGTGGACATCCTCGACCGGGCCGTGCAGCTGCACGGCGCCGGCGGGGTGAGCCAGGACTTCCCGCTGGCGGAGCTGTGGGCGGCGGCCCGCACGCTGCGGCTCGCGGACGGGCCGGACGAGGTGCACCAGCGGTCGCTGGCGCGGCGGGAGCTGAAGGCCCATATGTGA
- a CDS encoding phosphotransferase family protein, whose translation MSDGTPPPRPPARPGPPGLDLERLREHLDRERPGTVRGPLDAELIEGGRSNLTYRITDGAGQWVVRRPPLGHVLATAHDMRREFRVISALHPTAVPVPGTLLLCEDEAVVGAPFYVMELVAGTPYRTAEQLAALGPERTRGVVLSLVDTLVALHAVDPAAVGLTDFGRPDGFLERQLRRWGKQLAASRSRDLPGIDALHEALGAALPASPAPAVVHGDYRLDNVLVGADDRITAVLDWEMSTLGDPLTDLGLLVMYSEQEDVPGSPIATTRGAPGHPEPAELIERYAAGSGRDVSGIAWYTAFAYFKLAVILEGIHYRYTLGQTVGAGFDRIGELVPVFIDRGRATLDTLTTTAEEG comes from the coding sequence ATGAGCGACGGCACCCCTCCCCCGCGGCCCCCGGCGCGGCCGGGCCCACCGGGGCTCGATCTGGAGCGGCTGCGGGAGCATCTGGACCGGGAGCGCCCCGGCACGGTGCGGGGCCCGCTGGACGCCGAGCTGATCGAGGGCGGCCGGTCCAACCTCACCTACCGGATCACCGACGGCGCCGGCCAGTGGGTCGTCCGCCGCCCGCCGCTCGGCCATGTGCTGGCCACCGCGCACGACATGCGGCGCGAGTTCCGGGTGATCAGCGCGCTGCACCCGACGGCGGTGCCGGTGCCCGGGACGCTGCTGCTGTGCGAGGACGAGGCGGTCGTCGGGGCGCCGTTCTACGTGATGGAGCTGGTGGCGGGCACGCCGTACCGTACGGCGGAACAGCTCGCCGCGCTGGGCCCGGAGCGGACCCGTGGTGTGGTGCTCTCCCTCGTGGACACGCTGGTGGCGCTGCACGCCGTGGACCCGGCGGCGGTCGGCCTGACCGACTTCGGGCGGCCGGACGGCTTCCTGGAGCGGCAGCTGCGCCGCTGGGGCAAGCAGCTGGCGGCGTCGCGCAGCCGCGACCTGCCGGGCATCGACGCGCTGCACGAGGCGCTGGGCGCGGCGCTGCCCGCCTCCCCCGCGCCCGCCGTCGTACACGGCGACTACCGGCTGGACAACGTACTGGTGGGCGCGGACGACCGGATCACGGCGGTGCTGGACTGGGAGATGTCCACCCTCGGCGATCCGCTGACCGATCTCGGCCTGCTGGTGATGTACAGCGAGCAGGAGGACGTGCCCGGCTCCCCGATCGCCACCACCCGCGGCGCGCCCGGCCATCCGGAGCCCGCCGAGCTGATCGAGCGGTACGCGGCCGGGTCCGGCCGGGACGTGTCCGGCATCGCCTGGTACACGGCGTTCGCGTACTTCAAGCTCGCGGTGATCCTGGAGGGCATCCACTACCGCTACACCCTCGGGCAGACCGTCGGCGCGGGCTTCGACCGGATCGGCGAGCTGGTGCCGGTCTTCATCGACCGCGGCCGGGCCACGCTCGACACCCTGACGACGACCGCCGAGGAAGGCTGA
- a CDS encoding DUF202 domain-containing protein, which yields MAGPPRREQPCPDRDPGLQPERTRLAWRRTTLSCTVVAVLAGRQVVQHRDPGPVVIVAVALVLLVWIAFMAAAHVRMRAMCDSRPPVLSARTALVLVACTCALAVLGGTILV from the coding sequence ATGGCCGGCCCGCCCCGCCGTGAACAGCCGTGCCCGGACCGGGACCCGGGTCTGCAACCGGAGCGCACCCGGCTCGCCTGGCGGCGCACCACCCTGTCCTGCACGGTGGTCGCGGTCCTCGCGGGCCGCCAGGTGGTGCAGCACCGCGACCCGGGCCCGGTCGTGATCGTGGCGGTCGCGCTGGTGCTGCTGGTGTGGATCGCGTTCATGGCGGCGGCGCACGTACGGATGCGGGCGATGTGCGACAGCCGTCCGCCGGTCCTGTCCGCCCGTACGGCACTGGTCCTGGTGGCCTGCACGTGTGCGCTGGCGGTGCTGGGCGGGACGATCCTGGTCTGA
- a CDS encoding YidH family protein produces the protein MILTDRLRSIGAGVRLWFTPARVREEGTTPDYRFSLANERTFLAWLRTGLALVGGGFAVDQFLPRLHDALRVTCTVVLLVGGALCAVRAVNHWVRCERAMRRGEDLPASRFPAVLAVAVGLLAAAMVVLVAIGWTR, from the coding sequence ATGATCCTCACCGACAGGCTGCGGTCGATCGGCGCGGGCGTCCGGCTGTGGTTCACGCCCGCGCGCGTCCGCGAGGAGGGCACGACCCCCGACTACCGCTTCTCGCTCGCCAACGAGCGCACCTTCCTGGCCTGGCTGCGGACCGGGCTGGCGCTGGTGGGCGGCGGGTTCGCGGTGGACCAGTTCCTGCCCCGGCTGCACGACGCGCTGCGGGTGACGTGCACCGTCGTGCTGCTGGTGGGCGGCGCGCTGTGCGCGGTGCGGGCGGTCAACCACTGGGTGCGCTGCGAGCGGGCGATGCGGCGCGGCGAGGATCTGCCCGCGTCCCGCTTCCCGGCCGTGCTGGCGGTCGCCGTGGGCCTGCTGGCGGCGGCGATGGTGGTGCTGGTCGCCATCGGCTGGACGCGCTGA
- a CDS encoding NUDIX hydrolase has translation MDPQQQLSADEIVDIVNESDEVVGQARRGDAYAHRLRTRCAFILARDAEDRVFVHRRTAQKLVFPSHYDMFVGGVVGAGETYDETALREAEEELGVSGLPQPVPLFKFLYETPEHTWWSAVYEVRCTLPVRPQESEVDWYAFLTDAELEQRIPEWEWTPDGMAAYERLLAWRAERDG, from the coding sequence ATGGACCCACAACAGCAACTGAGCGCGGACGAGATCGTCGACATCGTCAACGAGAGCGACGAGGTCGTGGGGCAGGCCCGGCGCGGCGACGCCTACGCCCACCGGCTGCGGACCCGGTGCGCGTTCATCCTCGCCCGCGACGCCGAGGACCGGGTCTTCGTGCACCGCCGCACCGCGCAGAAGCTGGTGTTCCCCTCGCACTACGACATGTTCGTCGGCGGGGTGGTCGGCGCGGGCGAGACGTACGACGAGACCGCGCTGCGCGAGGCGGAGGAGGAACTGGGCGTGAGCGGCCTGCCCCAGCCGGTCCCGCTGTTCAAGTTCCTGTACGAGACGCCCGAGCACACCTGGTGGTCGGCGGTCTACGAGGTGCGCTGCACGCTGCCCGTACGGCCGCAGGAGTCGGAGGTGGACTGGTACGCCTTCCTCACCGACGCGGAGCTGGAACAGCGCATTCCGGAGTGGGAGTGGACGCCGGACGGCATGGCCGCCTACGAGCGGCTGCTGGCGTGGCGGGCGGAGCGGGACGGGTAG
- a CDS encoding MBL fold metallo-hydrolase — translation MNDARAIPEHARNAWYVDDRCTNCDVARQLAPELIAETGGRSAIVRQPRDAAEERLLHAAAFACPTRSIRHPSRRLAPELDPFPMRLDDTDVLLCGHNSQHTAGANSYLLRRPGGTQMMVDTPRWSEPLAARYEALGPVTDVLLTHRDHVAHGRRYADRFGARLWIHEGDLDAVPDADRVLRGTRSAEIADGVYAHPLPGHTRGSVLYVADERYCFSGDSFYWSRTTGDIEVADSVTWYSIEELAASLARTAVGLRFEWLLPGHGDRTHLPAAEMAERVRRLAERTRELRPRPVDFTAVRW, via the coding sequence GTGAACGACGCCCGCGCCATCCCGGAACACGCCCGGAACGCCTGGTACGTGGACGACCGCTGCACCAACTGCGATGTCGCCCGGCAGCTCGCCCCGGAGCTGATCGCCGAGACCGGCGGACGCTCCGCGATCGTCCGGCAGCCACGTGACGCGGCGGAGGAACGGCTGCTGCACGCCGCCGCGTTCGCCTGTCCCACCCGCTCCATCCGGCACCCGTCCCGCCGGCTGGCCCCGGAGCTCGATCCGTTCCCGATGCGGCTCGACGACACCGACGTGCTGCTGTGCGGGCACAACTCGCAGCACACCGCCGGGGCCAACTCCTACCTCCTGCGGCGCCCCGGCGGCACGCAGATGATGGTGGACACACCGCGCTGGAGCGAACCGCTGGCCGCCCGGTACGAGGCGCTGGGGCCCGTCACCGATGTCCTGCTCACCCACCGGGACCACGTGGCGCACGGCCGCCGGTACGCCGACCGCTTCGGGGCCCGGCTGTGGATCCACGAGGGCGACCTGGACGCCGTACCGGACGCCGACCGCGTGCTGCGCGGCACGCGGAGCGCGGAGATCGCCGACGGCGTGTACGCCCACCCGCTCCCCGGCCACACCCGGGGCAGCGTCCTCTACGTCGCCGACGAGCGGTACTGCTTCAGCGGCGACAGCTTCTACTGGTCGCGCACGACCGGCGACATCGAGGTGGCGGACAGCGTCACCTGGTACTCCATCGAGGAACTGGCCGCTTCCCTGGCCCGCACCGCCGTCGGGCTGCGCTTCGAGTGGCTGCTGCCCGGCCACGGCGACCGTACGCACCTGCCCGCCGCCGAGATGGCCGAGCGCGTACGGCGGCTGGCCGAGCGCACGCGTGAACTGCGCCCGCGTCCGGTGGACTTCACGGCGGTGCGGTGGTGA
- a CDS encoding DMT family transporter yields the protein MTVFLLAVSAAGCLGSGFVLQQGAAQRAPMQDFLSLRLLLDLARVPRWLAGIGFMVAGMALGAAALGMGEVSLVEPLLATNLLFAMALSRRLTRQRLGRRGWGGLWLLAGGVTAFIVAGEPHGGRSPAGPLRHWLVMGAVLGLALLLAACARRARMSREAALLGVAAGLLYGLQDALTRISGERFGSGGWPALLTGWEPYAVLALGVVALVLIQSAFETAPLRMSLPALTAAQPLAGIACGVGFLGDRVNLTTGALTWEAAGLAAVVTGIVLIGGHPAMPAGVAGRPERVPAVRAG from the coding sequence GTGACGGTGTTCCTGCTGGCCGTGAGCGCGGCCGGCTGCCTGGGGTCCGGATTCGTCCTCCAGCAGGGCGCGGCCCAGCGGGCCCCGATGCAGGACTTCCTCTCCCTGCGGCTGCTGCTCGACCTCGCCCGGGTGCCGCGCTGGCTGGCCGGTATCGGCTTCATGGTGGCCGGCATGGCGCTGGGTGCGGCGGCGCTGGGCATGGGCGAGGTCAGCCTCGTCGAACCGCTGCTGGCCACGAACCTGCTGTTCGCGATGGCCCTGTCCCGGCGCCTCACCCGTCAGCGGCTGGGCCGCCGGGGCTGGGGCGGCCTGTGGCTGCTGGCGGGCGGGGTGACGGCGTTCATCGTGGCCGGTGAGCCGCACGGCGGCCGGAGCCCGGCCGGTCCGCTGCGGCACTGGCTGGTCATGGGCGCGGTCCTCGGCCTCGCGCTGCTGCTGGCGGCCTGCGCCAGGCGGGCGCGGATGAGCCGGGAGGCGGCGCTGCTGGGTGTCGCGGCGGGGCTGCTGTACGGCCTCCAGGACGCCCTGACCCGGATCAGCGGTGAACGGTTCGGGAGCGGCGGCTGGCCGGCGCTGCTCACCGGCTGGGAACCGTACGCGGTGCTCGCGCTGGGCGTCGTCGCGCTCGTACTGATCCAGAGCGCCTTCGAGACGGCGCCGCTGCGCATGTCGCTGCCCGCCCTGACGGCGGCCCAGCCGCTGGCGGGCATCGCCTGCGGAGTGGGCTTCCTGGGCGACCGTGTGAACCTGACCACCGGAGCGCTCACCTGGGAGGCGGCCGGGCTGGCGGCGGTCGTGACCGGCATCGTCCTGATCGGCGGCCATCCGGCGATGCCGGCGGGGGTGGCCGGACGGCCGGAGCGGGTGCCGGCGGTACGGGCGGGGTGA
- a CDS encoding FAD-binding dehydrogenase — MTDGAYDADVIVVGAGLAGLAATAELAEAGRKVILLEQEPASGLGGQAHWSFGGLFLVDSPEQRRLRIRDSHELAWQDWLGSAGFDRPEDHWPRKWAEAYVDFAAGEKRAWLHRQGVRFFPVVGWAERGGYEATGHGNSVPRFHITWGTGPGLVEPFARRVRAGAARGLVELRFRHRVTGLARSAGAVDTVTGDVLEPSDAERGTPSGREVAGAFELRAQAVIITSGGIGGNHDLVRANWPERLGRPPERMLSGVPAHVDGLMLGVTEAAGGRIINRDRMWHYTEGVDNWNPVWPRHGIRILSGPSPLWLDARGRRLPVPLFPGFDTLGTLEHIMRTGHDHTWFVLTRKIIEKEFTLSGSEQNPDLTGRSVRDVIGRALPGAPGPVQAFMDRGADFIVERSLGDLVRRMNQLTKEPLLDEAALRREIVARDREITNSFTKDLQVTAMRGARRYLGDRLIRTASPHRLLDPEAGPLIAVRLSILTRKTLGGLETDLSSRVLTESGEALPGVYAAGEAAGFGGGGVHGYRSLEGTFLGGCIFSGRTAGRAAAKAVG; from the coding sequence ATGACCGATGGCGCCTACGACGCTGATGTGATCGTGGTCGGAGCGGGGCTGGCGGGTCTCGCGGCCACCGCGGAGCTGGCCGAGGCCGGCCGCAAGGTGATCCTCCTGGAGCAGGAGCCGGCGAGCGGTCTCGGCGGCCAGGCGCACTGGTCCTTCGGCGGCCTCTTCCTCGTCGACTCGCCCGAGCAGCGGCGGCTGCGCATCCGCGACAGCCACGAGCTGGCCTGGCAGGACTGGCTCGGCTCGGCCGGCTTCGACCGCCCGGAGGACCACTGGCCGCGCAAGTGGGCCGAGGCGTACGTGGACTTCGCGGCGGGGGAGAAGCGCGCCTGGCTGCACCGGCAGGGCGTACGGTTCTTCCCGGTGGTCGGCTGGGCCGAGCGCGGCGGCTACGAGGCCACCGGCCACGGCAACTCCGTACCCCGCTTCCACATCACCTGGGGCACCGGCCCCGGCCTGGTCGAGCCGTTCGCCCGGCGGGTGCGGGCCGGGGCGGCGCGCGGCCTGGTGGAGCTGCGCTTCCGGCACCGCGTCACCGGCCTGGCGCGCAGCGCGGGCGCCGTCGACACCGTCACCGGCGACGTCCTGGAGCCGTCGGACGCCGAGCGCGGCACGCCCAGCGGCCGGGAGGTCGCCGGCGCCTTCGAACTGCGCGCCCAGGCGGTGATCATCACCTCCGGCGGCATCGGCGGCAACCACGACCTGGTGCGCGCCAACTGGCCCGAGCGGCTGGGCCGGCCGCCGGAGCGGATGCTGTCCGGAGTGCCCGCCCACGTGGACGGTCTGATGCTGGGCGTCACCGAGGCGGCCGGCGGCCGGATCATCAACCGGGACCGCATGTGGCACTACACCGAGGGCGTCGACAACTGGAACCCGGTCTGGCCCCGGCACGGCATCCGCATCCTGTCCGGGCCGTCCCCGCTGTGGCTGGACGCGCGCGGCAGGCGGCTGCCGGTGCCGCTCTTCCCCGGCTTCGACACCCTCGGCACCCTCGAACACATCATGCGCACCGGCCACGACCACACCTGGTTCGTGCTCACCCGGAAGATCATCGAGAAGGAGTTCACGCTCTCCGGGTCCGAGCAGAACCCGGACCTGACCGGGCGCAGCGTCCGGGACGTGATCGGGCGGGCGCTGCCGGGCGCCCCGGGCCCGGTCCAGGCGTTCATGGACCGGGGCGCGGACTTCATCGTCGAGCGCTCGCTCGGCGACCTCGTACGGCGGATGAACCAGCTGACCAAGGAACCGCTGCTCGACGAGGCGGCGCTGCGGCGCGAAATCGTCGCCCGGGACCGCGAGATCACCAACTCCTTCACCAAGGACCTCCAGGTCACCGCCATGCGCGGCGCCCGCAGGTACCTGGGCGACCGGCTGATCCGCACCGCGTCCCCGCACCGGCTGCTGGACCCCGAGGCCGGGCCGCTGATCGCCGTCCGGCTGAGCATCCTCACCCGCAAGACGCTCGGCGGCCTGGAGACGGACCTGTCCTCGCGGGTGCTGACCGAGAGCGGCGAGGCCCTGCCCGGCGTGTACGCGGCCGGGGAGGCGGCGGGCTTCGGCGGCGGAGGGGTGCACGGCTATCGGTCGCTGGAGGGCACCTTCCTGGGCGGCTGCATCTTCTCGGGCCGTACGGCGGGGCGGGCGGCGGCCAAGGCGGTGGGCTGA
- a CDS encoding APC family permease yields MLTSSTGNTGNPQRTGRPGGPGEISTFKGQERALRAGRIGTPGLLLSVLAASAPLMVVAGVMVTTYQVMGIVGQPLLFVILGVVMALFSVGYAEMSRHVHNAGAFYAYIARGLGGTAGAGASFVALAAYSALQFGIYGIFGFEVSGLLDKHLGVGVAWWVPALLGVLVIGVLGALKIDLNAKVLGVLLAVEVALIVVFDIAFAAQPGPQGLSLHAFDPATLAGAGLGTALCFAVAAFVGFEQAPVYAEETSRPQTVVARVMFLAVGFVAVFFALSSWLVGVATGPDHVVATAGKEGPNLIFALTGTRLGGTFADILHVFFVTGIFASMLSFHNVVARYAFAMGREGLLPAALGRTAKSSGAPALGSLLQSVVSFAVVTVFALTDRTPAGDPTTPVLRLFTWGGNVGALGVILLMATASVAVIAFFVRRGAGRAQAGRLLAAGLAALGLLTVLVYAVKDFGVLVGAEGSALSWVLPGVIGLAALVGLVHGRVLRARRPRTHARIGLGNEAFQLEKAASVPSSSTPREES; encoded by the coding sequence ATGCTGACGAGCAGTACGGGAAACACGGGCAATCCGCAACGGACCGGCAGGCCGGGCGGCCCCGGGGAGATCAGCACGTTCAAGGGCCAGGAGCGGGCCCTGCGCGCCGGCCGCATCGGCACGCCGGGCCTGCTGCTGTCCGTGCTGGCCGCCAGCGCGCCCCTGATGGTGGTCGCCGGCGTCATGGTCACCACGTACCAGGTCATGGGCATCGTCGGTCAGCCGCTGCTGTTCGTCATCCTGGGCGTGGTGATGGCGCTGTTCAGCGTCGGCTACGCGGAGATGAGCCGGCACGTCCACAACGCCGGCGCCTTCTACGCGTACATCGCACGCGGCCTCGGCGGCACGGCCGGCGCCGGCGCCTCCTTCGTCGCCCTCGCCGCCTACAGCGCCCTGCAGTTCGGCATCTACGGCATCTTCGGCTTCGAGGTGTCCGGGCTGCTCGACAAGCACCTGGGCGTCGGCGTCGCCTGGTGGGTGCCCGCCCTGCTCGGCGTGCTGGTCATCGGCGTGCTCGGCGCGCTGAAGATCGACCTGAACGCCAAGGTGCTCGGCGTGCTGCTCGCCGTCGAGGTCGCCCTGATCGTCGTCTTCGACATCGCCTTCGCCGCACAGCCGGGCCCGCAGGGCCTGTCGCTGCACGCCTTCGACCCGGCCACGCTCGCCGGCGCGGGCCTGGGCACCGCGCTGTGCTTCGCCGTCGCCGCGTTCGTCGGCTTCGAACAGGCCCCCGTCTACGCCGAGGAGACCAGCCGGCCGCAGACGGTGGTGGCCCGGGTGATGTTCCTGGCCGTCGGCTTCGTCGCGGTCTTCTTCGCGCTCAGCTCCTGGCTGGTCGGCGTCGCCACCGGCCCGGACCACGTCGTGGCCACCGCAGGCAAGGAAGGTCCCAACCTGATCTTCGCCCTCACCGGGACCCGGCTCGGCGGCACCTTCGCCGACATCCTGCATGTGTTCTTCGTGACCGGCATCTTCGCCTCGATGCTCAGCTTCCACAACGTGGTGGCCCGTTACGCCTTCGCCATGGGCCGCGAGGGACTGCTGCCCGCCGCCCTCGGCCGTACCGCCAAGTCCAGCGGCGCGCCCGCGCTCGGCTCGCTGCTCCAGTCGGTCGTCTCGTTCGCCGTGGTGACCGTCTTCGCGCTCACCGACCGGACGCCCGCCGGCGACCCCACCACCCCGGTGCTCAGGCTGTTCACCTGGGGCGGCAACGTGGGCGCGCTCGGTGTGATCCTGCTGATGGCGACCGCGTCCGTGGCCGTCATCGCCTTCTTCGTACGGCGCGGCGCGGGCCGGGCGCAGGCGGGCCGGCTGCTGGCCGCCGGGCTGGCCGCGCTCGGCCTGCTGACCGTGCTGGTCTACGCGGTCAAGGACTTCGGTGTACTGGTCGGCGCCGAGGGCTCGGCGCTGAGCTGGGTGCTGCCCGGCGTCATCGGCCTGGCGGCCCTGGTCGGGCTGGTCCACGGACGCGTGCTGCGCGCCCGGCGCCCCCGGACGCACGCCCGTATCGGCCTGGGGAACGAAGCGTTCCAGTTGGAGAAGGCGGCGAGTGTGCCGTCCTCGTCGACGCCGCGTGAGGAGAGCTGA